In Anthocerotibacter panamensis C109, the sequence GGAGCGCAGCCGCGAGATATGTACATCTACCACACGGGTGTCCACATGCCGGTCTACGTCATAACCCCAGACCGCCTTGAGAATATCTCCACGCGAAAACGCTTCCCCAGAACGACTGACCAGTAGCTCTAACAGTGAGAACTCCATGCCCGTGAGCCGGACTCGCTCGTTGCCCTTGAAGACCTGACGGCGGTTGGTGTCGATTTTGACATCGCCCACTACCATGACCCCGGAACTAGGAATGCCATTGCCGATGGTCGTGCGGTCGAGGCGGCGCAGGACCGAGCGGATCCGTGCTTCCAACTCCTTGGGTGAAAAAGGCTTGACCACATAGTCGTCTGCACCCAATTCCAAGCCAGTGATCCGGTCGGCTACGTCCGAGAGGGCCGTGAGCATAATGATGGGCACGTCCGAACTTTTACGCAATTCCTGGCAGACCCCATAGCCATCAATACGGGGCATCATGACATCCAGAACAACCAAGTCCGGCTGCTCCCGATGGAACGTGATGAGGGCTTCCT encodes:
- the rpaB gene encoding response regulator transcription factor RpaB; protein product: MSNTKEKILVVDDEASIRRILETRLSMIGYDVVTAADGEEALITFHREQPDLVVLDVMMPRIDGYGVCQELRKSSDVPIIMLTALSDVADRITGLELGADDYVVKPFSPKELEARIRSVLRRLDRTTIGNGIPSSGVMVVGDVKIDTNRRQVFKGNERVRLTGMEFSLLELLVSRSGEAFSRGDILKAVWGYDVDRHVDTRVVDVHISRLRSKLENDPANPELILTARGTGYLFQRITDGPPS